AGGGCGTTGTCGCTCGCTATCCCGCCGGACGGGGTGTGAAGGTCTACTATAATCCAGCGTCGCCCGATGTCGCCGTACTCGATCCCGCAAACCGGGACGGCGCGGCACTGCCGCTGATCTTCGGTCTGGCGTTCGGTTTGGCCGGCGTGTTGTTCATGTGGCTGTTCACGCACGGCCACTGGGTCAATGCGGCGACACGCACCTGATAGTGGCGGATTTCGAGCAAGGCGTTGTAGCAAAATGTTCTCTCGTGTCATGGCGCTCAATAGCACAGCGGCGACCGGCGACCGCCATCTCCGCTAACAGCGCAATGCGCGATCGACAGACTCTCGATCTCCTGCGTGCCCGCACCGGCAACGTTGCCGACGGCTTTGCCGATCGACGACTTCGCGAGCTCAGCGACAAACGAGAGCGGCCCCGTCTTTCGGGGCCGCTTCGTCCTCTCTAGTGACAACGCGGATCCACTACGCCGGCATCACGCCGACGGGAATGGGTTTGCGGCCTTGGTATATTTCAACGCGCCGATGCCAAAACCTTCCTGGCTGCGGTTTTGGATGAACTCCCTGTGCTCGTAGTGCGGCGACAATTCGCGCCATAGCTGCGGGACGCCGCCGGCCCAGGCGCTGGTGTCGCCGCTGGACTCGCAGATGTCGTGGAACAGGATGATGCCGCCTTCGCGAACGAAATGCCGGTAGCAGAGAAAGTCCTGCTTGACGCCTTCGTAGCGATGATCGCCGTCGATGAACAACGCGTCGATCAAACGGCCATTGAGAAACTTCTCGATCCGTTTGACGGTATCATCCGCGTAGGACGGCATGTCGAAGAAGGTCCATTGCTGCTTCGGCGTCGCAAGCAGCTTCAGCATTTCCTTGTTCTTCACGTGCAGATCGATGCAGATCATCGTCTCCATCGTGGGAAGAAACCGTCCGAACAGGAGCGAGGTTCCGCCGTTCAGCGTGCCGATTTCAACCACGAGCTTCGGAGCGGACGCCGCGATGTAGTCGAGGGCCGACGAGATCTCCGTCTCGATCTGGCAGGAGCCCGTGCCCATATGGTGCTTGGTGAAATCAATGACGTCCTGCACGCTCGATCCGCGCTGGTACTCCCCGATGATCTCGTCGCGCTTTTGGGTATTGAACTTGAGGCGCAGTGCCGGCCCGCTATCGGCCAGCCGTTTCTTGATCTGCCTGACCGCGAGAACGGCAGGATGGAATTTCAGTTCCGTTAGTCGCTCATTGAAGGCCTTGCTCAACGACATTATCGAACCTCGCTTCATGCAGAGTTGCCCGACAGCTCCAAATGCTAGGATCGTTCCGAATTTAGGGCAACTTAAGGTTTTTGCTTGACAGCGGGATGAAACGGGCAGCCCGGATCGCTACGCGATCTCGACGAGTTCGATCTCCTGTGTTCCCGAGCCGACGACGTCGCCGACGGCCTTCCCCATCAGCGACTTCGCGACGGGCGAAACGAACGAGATCGACCCGGCCTTCGGATCGGCTTCGTCCTCCCCGACGATGCGGTAGGTCTGCACGCGGCCGTCCGTGCGGCTGAAGGTCACCGTGCTTCCGAAGGCGACAACATCGGTCGACGCCGGCTTGGGCACCAATTGCGCGGTGCGCAGCCGTTCGGTCAGATAGCGCACGTCGCGCAAGGGCACCGCCGACTGCCGGCGCTTCTCGTTGACGTCATCGATGGCTTGCGCAGCTTCATAGGCCTCGCGCGCTTCTTGGAGCTGCTTCTGCAGCGCCTGCAAGCCTGCCTCCGTCACGAGGTTCGGATGCGGCGAGATCGGGCGATCCGGCAACAGTGTCTCGGAGGCGGTCTCGGCGCTCTCTTCTTTGGTAAAGGCGACGCTCAATTCGAATATCCTGTCGAACAGTTTTTGGAGTGACCA
This portion of the Bradyrhizobium diazoefficiens genome encodes:
- a CDS encoding class I SAM-dependent methyltransferase, whose protein sequence is MSLSKAFNERLTELKFHPAVLAVRQIKKRLADSGPALRLKFNTQKRDEIIGEYQRGSSVQDVIDFTKHHMGTGSCQIETEISSALDYIAASAPKLVVEIGTLNGGTSLLFGRFLPTMETMICIDLHVKNKEMLKLLATPKQQWTFFDMPSYADDTVKRIEKFLNGRLIDALFIDGDHRYEGVKQDFLCYRHFVREGGIILFHDICESSGDTSAWAGGVPQLWRELSPHYEHREFIQNRSQEGFGIGALKYTKAANPFPSA
- the greA gene encoding transcription elongation factor GreA is translated as MSVAFTKEESAETASETLLPDRPISPHPNLVTEAGLQALQKQLQEAREAYEAAQAIDDVNEKRRQSAVPLRDVRYLTERLRTAQLVPKPASTDVVAFGSTVTFSRTDGRVQTYRIVGEDEADPKAGSISFVSPVAKSLMGKAVGDVVGSGTQEIELVEIA